The Algoriphagus sp. TR-M9 genome has a window encoding:
- the metE gene encoding 5-methyltetrahydropteroyltriglutamate--homocysteine S-methyltransferase, which yields MLTSNLGYPRIGGNRELKKACEQYWSGKTSVKELINAGHSIRQQNWQIQKNAGIDLIPSNDFSFYDQVLDMSLTVGAIPERYHEVILNNKKTELDLYFAMARGYQKEGLDITAMEMTKWFDTNYHYIVPEFHKNQKFKLFSTKVVDEFNEAKYSGFVTKPVIIGAVSYLLLGKEKEAGFDRLDLIKNLLPVYLDVLDRLNDSGVEWVQFDEPFLALDLSDKAKEAFRFVYAEIRKAFPFINITIANYFDCFADNLDLALSLPVNVLHLDLVRCPKQLDDILESDKLSPKTQLSLGLVDGRNVWKNDFENSLALIHKAIRKIGQDRILIAPSCSLLHSPCDLDFETALNPEIKQWLAFAKQKLDEIVTLKQLAVGDQNAAEKLEENRLANTRRSTSDLVHNNKVKERVLAITDKHAQRESEFAIRKKIQHQALNLPLFPTTTIGSFPQTAEVRSWRAKFKKGKLSQQQYDELIARETEETIRFQEQIGIDVLVHGEFERNDMVEYFGEQLEGFAFTKYGWVQSYGSRCVKPPIIFGDVSRPAPMTVKWSSYAQTLTQKLVKGMLTGPVTILQWSFVRNDQPRSQTCTQIALAIRDEVCDLEKANIKVIQIDEPAIREGLPLRKADWQAYLQWAVRAFRIAASAVNDATQIHTHMCYSEFNDIIQNIADMDADVITIECSRSQMELLDAFADFNYPNEIGPGVYDIHSPRVPSKDEMLNLLEKAQAVIPAHQLWVNPDCGLKTRHWEETKKALIEMVSAAREIRQMIENPVAS from the coding sequence ATGCTAACAAGCAATCTAGGCTACCCGCGAATTGGTGGCAACAGAGAATTGAAAAAAGCCTGTGAACAGTATTGGTCAGGCAAAACATCGGTTAAAGAACTGATAAACGCAGGACACAGTATCCGTCAGCAAAATTGGCAAATCCAAAAAAATGCAGGGATTGACCTAATTCCCTCCAATGACTTTTCCTTTTACGATCAAGTGTTGGATATGTCCCTAACGGTCGGGGCAATTCCCGAACGTTACCATGAAGTAATTCTGAACAACAAGAAAACCGAACTTGACCTGTATTTCGCCATGGCCAGAGGTTATCAGAAAGAAGGATTGGATATTACCGCAATGGAAATGACAAAATGGTTTGATACCAACTACCATTACATTGTTCCCGAATTCCATAAAAACCAAAAGTTCAAGCTGTTTTCTACCAAAGTTGTAGATGAATTTAATGAAGCAAAATATTCAGGTTTTGTGACCAAACCAGTGATTATTGGAGCGGTTTCCTATTTGCTTTTAGGCAAGGAAAAGGAAGCCGGTTTTGACCGATTGGACTTAATTAAAAATTTGCTGCCGGTTTACCTGGATGTTCTCGACAGATTAAATGATTCTGGCGTAGAATGGGTGCAGTTTGACGAGCCATTTTTGGCATTGGATTTAAGCGACAAAGCAAAAGAAGCGTTCCGATTTGTTTATGCCGAAATCAGAAAAGCATTTCCATTTATCAACATCACCATTGCCAATTATTTTGATTGCTTTGCTGACAACTTGGATCTGGCGCTTTCGCTTCCTGTAAACGTTTTGCATTTAGACTTGGTGCGTTGCCCCAAACAGTTAGACGATATTTTGGAAAGCGACAAACTGTCTCCAAAAACTCAATTATCGCTTGGCCTTGTGGACGGTAGAAACGTATGGAAAAACGATTTTGAAAATTCACTGGCGCTGATCCATAAGGCCATTCGCAAAATTGGCCAAGACAGAATTTTGATAGCACCGTCTTGTTCACTGCTTCATTCACCCTGCGACCTGGATTTTGAAACAGCGCTAAATCCCGAAATAAAACAGTGGCTTGCCTTTGCCAAACAAAAACTGGATGAAATTGTAACGCTGAAACAATTAGCAGTGGGAGACCAAAACGCAGCAGAGAAATTAGAAGAAAACAGATTGGCTAACACCAGGCGCAGTACCTCTGATTTGGTGCACAACAACAAGGTAAAAGAACGTGTGCTTGCTATCACAGACAAACACGCACAACGGGAAAGTGAATTTGCCATCCGAAAGAAAATACAACACCAAGCGTTGAATTTGCCTTTGTTTCCGACCACCACAATCGGTTCATTTCCCCAAACGGCAGAAGTACGCAGTTGGAGAGCAAAATTTAAAAAAGGAAAGTTAAGCCAACAACAATACGATGAGCTAATTGCCAGGGAAACAGAAGAGACTATTCGTTTTCAGGAACAAATAGGTATTGATGTTTTGGTACATGGAGAGTTTGAACGCAACGACATGGTGGAATATTTTGGCGAGCAACTCGAAGGATTTGCATTTACGAAATACGGATGGGTACAAAGCTACGGGAGCAGATGTGTAAAACCACCGATTATTTTTGGAGACGTTTCCCGTCCAGCACCTATGACAGTGAAATGGTCGTCATATGCACAAACACTAACCCAAAAATTAGTGAAGGGTATGTTGACAGGTCCCGTGACCATTCTTCAGTGGTCGTTTGTTAGAAATGACCAACCACGTTCTCAAACCTGCACACAGATAGCATTGGCTATACGCGATGAAGTATGCGACCTCGAAAAAGCAAACATCAAAGTAATTCAAATCGATGAACCTGCTATTCGTGAAGGATTGCCTTTGCGCAAAGCCGACTGGCAAGCCTATTTGCAATGGGCGGTACGTGCCTTCAGAATAGCTGCAAGTGCTGTGAATGATGCAACACAAATCCATACACACATGTGTTATTCAGAGTTTAATGACATCATTCAAAACATTGCAGACATGGATGCAGATGTTATTACTATTGAGTGTTCACGTTCGCAAATGGAATTGTTAGACGCCTTTGCTGATTTCAATTATCCGAACGAAATCGGCCCAGGGGTTTACGATATTCATTCCCCACGGGTGCCGTCTAAAGATGAAATGCTCAATCTTTTGGAAAAAGCACAAGCTGTAATTCCTGCCCATCAACTTTGGGTCAACCCTGATTGCGGACTGAAAACCCGCCATTGGGAAGAAACCAAAAAAGCCTTGATTGAAATGGTAAGTGCAGCAAGAGAAATACGACAAATGATAGAAAATCCAGTTGCTTCTTAA
- a CDS encoding outer membrane beta-barrel protein produces the protein MKKSLLTLISAAFFSLPIAYSQSFEVGTNEVSLGLGLGSSLGSFTTSGSLPSINLQYERGMWEAGQNGVISLGGFLGFKHYSIDYAYYGFSSKSSINYTIIGLRSAYHYTGLSDKNWDLYGGAMISYSIANVKYKDSTGSIGDNSAFGSTASFSIYAGARYLFNEKFGTFAELGYGVSFLNLGVSMKF, from the coding sequence ATGAAAAAATCACTGTTAACATTAATCTCTGCTGCATTCTTCAGCCTCCCCATTGCATATTCTCAAAGTTTTGAAGTAGGTACCAATGAAGTAAGTTTAGGTTTGGGGTTAGGCAGTAGCCTAGGCTCATTTACCACCTCAGGATCCTTACCAAGTATCAACCTTCAATATGAAAGAGGGATGTGGGAAGCGGGTCAAAATGGGGTAATCAGCTTAGGAGGATTCCTAGGCTTCAAACATTATAGTATAGATTATGCTTATTATGGTTTTTCGTCTAAATCTTCCATTAATTACACCATTATAGGCTTGAGAAGTGCTTACCATTACACTGGTTTATCCGACAAAAACTGGGATTTGTACGGTGGTGCAATGATTTCCTATAGTATTGCCAATGTTAAGTATAAAGACAGCACTGGTAGTATTGGGGACAACTCTGCATTTGGAAGCACTGCCTCCTTTTCTATCTATGCAGGAGCCAGATACTTGTTCAATGAAAAATTTGGCACTTTTGCAGAGCTCGGATATGGCGTGTCTTTCTTAAACCTTGGCGTATCTATGAAGTTTTAG
- a CDS encoding tetratricopeptide repeat-containing sensor histidine kinase — MRKLKSAQFIFFWIMALCLISFSAIAKQSVTDSLRNELTKNKAKDTVRVKLLINLSNSVVWNDVEEALELAEQAYEISEEIAYQKGKAFSLRQIGVSYYIGSDFLRAMEYTQLALKESTTLDDIGFQSSLHNNLGNIYTDLKRYDEALAAYNDYIENSRKSANENGIVVGLVNRALIYSETEQLDAAIKDFEQALELSESNDFTYFTAVILNNIGQTYKSFGQYEKAEPYLKKAISKAQEDNQLTKSSALGNLAIVYHSRGKYDSALVLAEHSLELAKENGSLERQKEAWNVLNLVYDSLNNSEESLKAYRAYISLRDSILGEENKSELTRKELEYKMELKDALSQEEIKRQTLIRNISIIGSIGVILIMGILFTLNKKKRDALESKREADFKLKTAENELRLLRAQLNPHFIFNSINSVTDYILKNDTDDAVVFLTSFSQLMRLTLEYSVKENIYLEDDLKWISLYLDVESNRLRNKLTYSIEVDPSIDSSAILVPPMMLQPFVENSIWHGIAPKDGSGTILIKVFPEKDLLVFQLDDDGVGLKENTKKSLKKEHKSYGIELITSRIEVMNSLSEKKAQISITDKKEGVRVTIKLPLHLAF, encoded by the coding sequence ATGAGAAAACTGAAATCAGCCCAATTCATATTTTTTTGGATTATGGCGCTATGCCTCATCTCCTTTTCAGCTATTGCAAAGCAAAGTGTTACAGACTCACTCAGAAATGAGTTGACAAAGAACAAGGCTAAAGACACCGTTCGTGTAAAACTTTTAATCAACCTCTCCAATTCAGTGGTCTGGAATGATGTAGAAGAGGCATTGGAACTTGCAGAACAAGCTTATGAAATTTCCGAGGAGATAGCTTATCAGAAAGGCAAAGCATTCTCACTCCGCCAAATTGGCGTTTCCTATTATATAGGTTCGGATTTCCTTCGGGCAATGGAATATACTCAGCTTGCCTTAAAGGAAAGCACTACCCTAGATGATATAGGTTTCCAATCCAGCCTGCACAACAATTTGGGAAATATTTACACCGATCTAAAACGCTATGACGAAGCGCTTGCTGCCTACAATGATTACATAGAGAATTCCAGAAAATCGGCAAATGAGAATGGAATTGTAGTGGGCTTGGTAAACCGGGCTTTGATCTATTCAGAAACTGAGCAACTCGATGCCGCAATTAAGGATTTCGAACAAGCGTTAGAGCTCTCCGAATCCAATGATTTCACCTATTTCACGGCCGTAATCCTGAACAATATAGGACAGACATATAAATCATTTGGCCAGTATGAAAAAGCTGAACCTTATCTCAAAAAAGCAATTTCCAAGGCCCAAGAGGACAATCAGCTCACCAAATCTTCCGCATTGGGCAACCTAGCGATAGTATATCATTCAAGGGGGAAATATGACAGTGCTCTTGTACTGGCTGAACACTCCTTAGAATTAGCCAAAGAAAACGGATCACTGGAACGGCAAAAAGAAGCCTGGAATGTGCTCAATTTAGTATATGACTCACTAAACAACTCTGAAGAAAGTCTAAAAGCTTACCGAGCCTATATCTCACTTAGAGACAGTATACTAGGAGAAGAAAACAAATCTGAATTGACCAGAAAGGAGCTGGAGTATAAAATGGAGCTGAAGGATGCCCTCAGCCAAGAAGAAATAAAGAGACAAACCCTGATTCGAAACATTTCAATCATTGGTTCTATTGGGGTGATTTTGATTATGGGAATTTTATTTACCCTGAATAAGAAGAAAAGAGATGCCTTGGAGTCAAAGAGGGAAGCTGATTTCAAATTGAAAACTGCAGAGAATGAACTCCGCCTTTTACGGGCTCAGTTGAATCCTCATTTTATTTTTAATTCTATCAATTCTGTCACCGACTATATCCTAAAAAATGACACTGATGATGCAGTTGTATTTTTGACTTCGTTTTCCCAACTGATGCGTTTGACATTGGAGTATTCTGTCAAAGAAAACATCTACCTGGAGGATGATTTAAAATGGATAAGTCTCTATTTAGATGTGGAATCTAACAGACTGAGGAACAAGCTTACTTATTCCATAGAAGTGGATCCATCCATAGACAGCAGTGCGATTCTCGTCCCTCCTATGATGCTTCAACCTTTTGTGGAAAACAGTATCTGGCATGGAATTGCACCAAAGGATGGGAGCGGAACAATTTTGATAAAGGTATTTCCAGAAAAAGACCTGCTGGTATTTCAACTGGATGATGATGGAGTAGGTCTAAAAGAGAATACTAAAAAATCACTAAAAAAGGAACATAAATCGTACGGAATTGAGTTGATTACCAGTCGAATTGAGGTTATGAATTCGCTCAGCGAGAAAAAAGCTCAAATCAGCATTACAGATAAGAAAGAAGGTGTACGGGTGACAATTAAACTCCCCCTTCATTTGGCATTTTAA
- a CDS encoding tetratricopeptide repeat protein, translated as MRITFRIILGFLLANLVWTSAFGQNPVLDSLQSKLELHTHQDSIRVNLLNALAFSFFSRDIPKSLEYLSESEELADVIGFKKGKARSIYIKGITEAIQSNYDQALQYYDQAQKLYESINFKKGIANSYNAMGITFRNKGELRDAIKNFKKAIEIEEEIGSDNLSASLLNLGAAYEGLGEFDEAVSNLNKALSIAEANQNEQRISYSLNNLGNVYRKLGNYPLAQEHFKKSLYMNEILGDSISMAHNLGNIAAIYKIQKNFDRAMESFESSLGIYGRINSKQGVANTLNGIGTIYEEKKAFDKALQTYFKALEISKQIDSNSEIPFILNNIGGTYLKLDNLDNAISYFSESEKISLEIEIKETLSGAYIGQSRIFAKQKKYEPALSKALKAYEISTTSGFLNHQKEASEMLSLIYEATGNYKEALQNHKQYKLLDDSLFNKENIEKIAQLEYEYKYKLELDSANIRELKLTKTVLDTSQDLAKTRQNYLWAIIGILLISIALGTLIFIEKLKNEKSKTKNVIVEQKLLRSQMTPHFIFNSLSVLQGMILNKEEGKSVNYLSKFSKLLRIILENSRDKLVLLSKEITAMENYLSLHNLEDNQFRFSIHVTDQIDPTALKIPPMLIQPFVENAIEHAFNGQSGENKIDISLRMKQGQLICTISDNGIGIDSQTGSRSKTKKSLATTITSERLKILSKDLKMKGEISIADRSKFNEKGTLVTLTIPYKQSQES; from the coding sequence ATGCGCATTACTTTTAGGATTATTCTTGGTTTTTTGCTTGCCAACCTAGTTTGGACGAGTGCATTTGGGCAAAACCCAGTCCTTGATAGCTTACAATCAAAGTTAGAACTTCACACACATCAGGACAGTATTCGGGTCAACCTTCTCAATGCCCTTGCATTCTCCTTCTTCAGCAGAGACATCCCGAAATCACTTGAATATTTGAGTGAATCCGAGGAGTTGGCCGATGTTATCGGATTTAAAAAAGGAAAGGCAAGAAGTATATACATCAAAGGAATTACAGAAGCTATTCAATCCAATTATGATCAGGCTTTGCAGTATTATGACCAGGCACAAAAACTGTATGAAAGCATCAATTTCAAAAAGGGAATAGCAAACAGTTACAATGCCATGGGGATTACTTTTAGAAATAAAGGAGAACTCAGGGATGCCATTAAAAATTTTAAAAAAGCAATTGAAATCGAGGAGGAAATCGGAAGCGATAATCTTTCAGCAAGCCTCTTGAATTTAGGAGCTGCTTATGAAGGATTGGGTGAATTTGATGAAGCCGTTTCTAATTTGAATAAAGCGCTTTCCATAGCTGAGGCAAATCAAAACGAACAGCGGATTTCCTACAGTTTGAATAATTTGGGCAACGTCTATAGGAAGTTAGGTAATTATCCCCTGGCCCAAGAGCATTTCAAAAAATCATTATATATGAATGAGATACTGGGGGACAGTATCAGCATGGCTCATAACCTCGGGAATATAGCAGCGATCTACAAGATTCAGAAAAACTTTGATAGAGCTATGGAAAGTTTTGAAAGCTCATTGGGAATCTATGGACGGATCAACAGTAAACAAGGGGTCGCCAATACCCTGAACGGAATAGGAACCATCTATGAGGAAAAGAAAGCGTTCGATAAAGCTCTTCAAACCTATTTTAAGGCATTAGAAATAAGTAAACAAATAGATTCAAACAGTGAAATCCCTTTTATTCTAAATAATATCGGGGGAACCTATCTGAAACTTGATAACCTTGACAATGCAATTTCCTACTTCTCCGAATCAGAAAAAATCAGTTTGGAAATTGAAATTAAAGAGACATTATCCGGAGCTTATATCGGACAGTCCAGAATTTTTGCAAAACAAAAAAAGTATGAGCCGGCGCTGTCAAAGGCGCTGAAAGCCTATGAAATCTCCACAACATCCGGGTTCTTAAACCATCAAAAAGAGGCCTCAGAAATGCTTTCCTTAATTTATGAAGCAACAGGTAATTACAAAGAAGCACTCCAAAACCATAAGCAATATAAACTACTGGACGACAGCCTTTTTAATAAGGAAAACATAGAAAAAATAGCCCAACTGGAATACGAGTATAAATATAAGTTGGAACTCGATTCTGCCAACATCAGAGAACTCAAGCTGACAAAAACGGTTTTGGACACCTCGCAGGACCTGGCAAAAACGAGGCAAAATTACCTCTGGGCCATTATTGGTATTCTCTTGATTTCCATCGCATTAGGAACATTGATTTTTATAGAAAAACTGAAAAACGAAAAATCCAAAACCAAAAATGTCATCGTGGAGCAAAAACTGCTTCGCTCCCAGATGACCCCTCATTTTATTTTCAATTCTCTCTCCGTACTCCAAGGGATGATCCTTAATAAAGAGGAAGGAAAATCAGTGAACTACCTGTCTAAATTTTCTAAACTCCTGCGAATTATATTGGAAAACTCCAGGGATAAACTGGTTTTGCTCTCCAAGGAAATCACTGCAATGGAGAATTATCTTTCTCTCCACAACCTGGAAGACAATCAATTCCGATTTTCAATTCATGTGACCGATCAAATTGATCCAACAGCACTAAAAATCCCTCCTATGCTAATTCAGCCATTTGTGGAAAATGCGATAGAACATGCATTCAACGGGCAATCCGGAGAAAATAAAATTGATATTTCTCTTCGAATGAAACAGGGACAACTTATCTGTACCATCTCTGACAACGGAATAGGAATAGATTCCCAGACAGGAAGTCGATCAAAAACAAAAAAATCGCTGGCAACCACCATCACTTCAGAGCGGCTAAAAATACTATCCAAGGACCTTAAAATGAAAGGGGAAATAAGCATAGCCGATAGATCTAAATTCAATGAAAAAGGAACCCTA
- a CDS encoding LytR/AlgR family response regulator transcription factor, which produces MIRTIIIEDEQPCMDHLVTLLEKGFKEEVELLGTFSSFEDGLEAISTLNPELVFLDIQLGNKSGFDLLKELEKIDFNLVFTTAYHQFAIDAFRFSAIDYLLKPIAPFQLKEALEKVQSGISKTDRDSKYQVLLESVNSTDQKLKKMVVPHINGFRILELSEVIRLQSDGNYTEIHLNNESKIVSGKTLKEYENRLLDYRFFRVHHSHLVNIDFIKSYTAGKGGYLTLKDNSQVEVSHRKKDSLMKYLKSSGTDIIF; this is translated from the coding sequence ATGATCAGAACAATAATTATTGAAGACGAACAACCTTGCATGGACCACCTTGTTACGCTTTTGGAAAAGGGATTTAAGGAAGAGGTGGAATTGCTAGGTACATTTTCCAGTTTTGAAGATGGATTAGAGGCAATCTCCACTTTAAATCCAGAATTGGTGTTTTTGGATATCCAATTAGGTAACAAAAGTGGTTTTGACTTATTAAAGGAATTGGAGAAAATAGATTTCAATCTGGTTTTTACCACTGCCTATCACCAATTTGCCATTGATGCATTTCGTTTCAGTGCTATTGATTATTTATTAAAACCCATCGCTCCTTTTCAACTCAAAGAAGCCTTGGAAAAAGTACAAAGCGGGATTTCCAAGACAGATCGAGACAGTAAATACCAAGTGCTTTTGGAGTCAGTCAATTCAACTGATCAAAAGTTAAAAAAGATGGTGGTCCCGCATATTAATGGCTTTCGTATCTTGGAATTGTCAGAGGTTATCCGGCTTCAGTCTGACGGAAACTATACAGAAATACATCTTAATAATGAGTCTAAGATCGTATCTGGGAAAACCTTAAAAGAATATGAAAACCGACTATTGGATTATAGGTTTTTTCGGGTGCACCATTCTCATCTGGTTAACATAGATTTTATCAAAAGCTACACTGCGGGTAAAGGCGGATATCTTACACTGAAAGACAATTCCCAGGTAGAAGTATCACACCGCAAAAAGGACTCTCTGATGAAGTACCTCAAGAGTTCAGGAACAGATATCATTTTCTAA
- a CDS encoding DUF2490 domain-containing protein — protein MRKFYLTSLLLLLSLETSFAQDPQFFTGFFPEAALTKKLKNDQKIIFKIEHQDIFYNNSGDQKDELQFTHYRTDLMGFYDFKLNPSKSIAFGVFHRIQKGANANRIIQQFAAVNRLRGLKLAHRFRTDQTFTKGDPLEIRLRYRLATEIPLSGSTLDPGEHYLLLSNEPIFSLQGGEFEIENRLVLSLGKLIASSQKLEWSLDYRTDKFIQEGFRTRLWAKVGYFYSF, from the coding sequence ATGAGAAAGTTTTACTTGACTAGTTTACTGTTACTTCTAAGTTTGGAGACTTCTTTTGCTCAGGACCCTCAGTTTTTTACTGGATTCTTTCCCGAAGCAGCACTAACTAAGAAGTTGAAGAATGATCAAAAGATAATTTTTAAAATTGAGCATCAGGATATTTTCTATAACAATTCCGGCGATCAAAAAGATGAATTGCAATTCACCCACTACAGGACGGACTTGATGGGTTTTTATGATTTCAAATTGAACCCTTCAAAAAGTATCGCATTTGGGGTATTTCACAGAATTCAAAAGGGGGCAAATGCCAATAGGATTATTCAGCAATTTGCCGCAGTAAACCGCCTGAGAGGATTGAAACTGGCACATCGTTTTCGTACAGATCAAACCTTCACCAAAGGTGATCCCTTAGAAATCAGACTTCGGTACCGACTAGCAACAGAAATTCCGCTTTCAGGGAGTACCTTAGATCCTGGAGAGCATTATTTGCTTTTATCTAATGAACCTATTTTTAGTCTTCAGGGCGGGGAGTTCGAAATCGAAAATCGCTTGGTATTATCCCTCGGTAAACTGATTGCTTCCAGTCAAAAACTAGAGTGGAGTTTAGATTACCGTACCGACAAATTTATTCAGGAAGGTTTCCGAACTCGTCTATGGGCAAAGGTTGGGTATTTTTATAGCTTTTGA
- a CDS encoding FG-GAP repeat domain-containing protein, whose product MGRIVILILVLCFFSAACDTGNDDQPDDFSIGGKILGNSGEVVLRLNGNSETFGGDSFTFSDMLALGEAYQVSFISAADGQICEVSNGGGNIAGNVSDIVITCASERTDVINYDFTGITGNLSSGDFNGDGIVDLVFSIRTLDGHPQGGNLEPLRVLFGSGNGGFTAYHDLSLFGDPNSNQVGRYLAVADFDQDGIQDFAFANPTTMELFKGKAEGAPEALEHTGSYSGEPIEILDANGDGFPDILTEVAGGSVIDYFGLYLNQSGKLADPLFVGNVIDQDIKDLKIGYPLNFSIGDVDGNNTEDIIAIVQTPYPGGENGIGLVVFKGDGTGSFSNPTEIIYLNPDLFLGSQYFDEVSREIGLGDLDGDGDLDVVLMASSNFVQVLFNDGKGLFAESGKFQVGERPIHIKIIDLNNDGLLDIFTLNAESRDFSILYGRGAGQFDEAIHTFIHEDAELYDVTMNDFDGNDFIDIAVAENTSRSENIRRGAIRLFFNPGL is encoded by the coding sequence ATGGGTAGAATAGTAATATTAATCTTAGTGTTATGCTTTTTCAGTGCTGCATGTGATACTGGTAATGATGATCAACCGGACGATTTTAGCATAGGAGGGAAAATTTTAGGGAATTCAGGAGAAGTTGTATTGAGGCTGAACGGGAATTCCGAAACCTTTGGTGGTGACTCTTTTACTTTTTCAGATATGCTTGCATTGGGCGAAGCTTATCAAGTCAGTTTTATATCAGCTGCTGATGGTCAAATTTGTGAGGTGTCCAATGGTGGAGGAAATATAGCTGGCAATGTGAGCGACATTGTGATTACCTGTGCCTCAGAAAGAACAGATGTTATTAATTATGATTTTACAGGAATTACGGGGAATTTATCGTCCGGTGATTTCAATGGTGATGGAATAGTTGACCTTGTATTTAGCATTAGGACTTTAGATGGACATCCCCAAGGTGGAAATTTAGAGCCTTTACGGGTGTTGTTTGGAAGTGGGAATGGAGGTTTTACAGCCTATCATGACCTTAGCTTATTTGGTGACCCAAACAGTAATCAGGTAGGGAGATATTTGGCAGTTGCGGATTTTGACCAAGACGGAATCCAAGATTTTGCCTTTGCCAACCCGACTACAATGGAGTTATTTAAAGGTAAAGCGGAAGGTGCACCAGAAGCATTAGAACATACTGGCTCCTACAGCGGTGAGCCTATTGAAATACTAGATGCCAATGGAGACGGTTTTCCTGATATTCTTACAGAAGTGGCGGGAGGCTCTGTAATAGATTATTTTGGCTTATATCTGAACCAGAGTGGTAAACTGGCAGACCCTTTATTTGTGGGTAATGTAATTGACCAAGATATCAAAGATCTAAAAATTGGCTACCCATTAAACTTCAGCATTGGGGATGTAGATGGGAATAATACGGAGGATATTATTGCAATTGTACAAACACCGTATCCAGGTGGTGAAAATGGAATAGGGCTAGTGGTTTTTAAGGGGGATGGCACAGGTAGCTTTTCTAACCCTACGGAAATAATCTATCTCAATCCAGATTTGTTTTTAGGCTCCCAATATTTCGATGAAGTATCAAGGGAAATAGGGCTTGGAGATCTAGATGGAGATGGTGATTTGGATGTAGTGTTGATGGCCTCTTCAAACTTTGTTCAGGTGCTTTTCAATGATGGTAAAGGATTATTTGCAGAGTCAGGAAAGTTTCAGGTAGGGGAGCGTCCGATTCACATTAAAATTATAGACCTGAACAACGACGGCTTGTTGGATATATTCACCTTAAATGCAGAGAGCAGGGATTTTAGTATTCTATATGGCCGAGGGGCTGGGCAGTTTGATGAGGCAATTCATACTTTCATCCATGAGGATGCTGAGCTATACGATGTAACTATGAATGATTTTGATGGAAATGATTTTATTGACATTGCAGTGGCTGAAAACACCAGTAGAAGTGAAAATATCCGCCGGGGAGCAATAAGATTGTTTTTTAACCCAGGACTTTAA
- a CDS encoding ArdC family protein produces MKTLAKTSTKRKGGKDFGRNKERGKQSPKGSPDIYQKFTDLIIEKLEQGVIPWKQPWHEMGMPSNYLTKKPYKGINLWLLLSCGPHHQLTGKFPHRKFP; encoded by the coding sequence ATGAAGACACTAGCAAAAACATCCACTAAGAGAAAAGGGGGAAAAGACTTTGGAAGAAACAAGGAGCGAGGTAAACAAAGCCCAAAGGGATCACCGGATATCTATCAGAAGTTTACCGACCTGATTATTGAGAAACTGGAGCAGGGGGTGATACCCTGGAAGCAGCCTTGGCATGAGATGGGAATGCCATCCAACTACCTGACCAAGAAACCCTACAAGGGGATCAATCTTTGGCTTTTATTATCCTGTGGTCCACACCATCAGCTTACTGGTAAATTCCCGCACAGGAAATTCCCATGA
- a CDS encoding PadR family transcriptional regulator — protein sequence MKKYQLGEFEEVVMLTVGVLFDEAYGVSIKNEIESRLNRSVSVGALQTALKRLDEKGYLKSREGESTKERAGRPKKYFRITALGKEAMHYTRQTREELWNSIPEVAWKLKLT from the coding sequence ATGAAGAAGTACCAATTAGGAGAATTTGAGGAAGTGGTCATGCTTACCGTTGGGGTCCTATTTGATGAGGCCTATGGGGTTTCCATCAAAAATGAAATAGAAAGCAGATTGAATCGCAGTGTGAGTGTAGGAGCCTTGCAGACCGCACTGAAAAGACTGGATGAGAAAGGATACCTGAAATCAAGGGAGGGAGAAAGTACCAAAGAACGAGCAGGTCGTCCTAAAAAATACTTTCGTATTACAGCCCTTGGCAAGGAAGCAATGCACTATACCAGACAAACTAGGGAAGAGCTTTGGAATTCTATTCCGGAGGTAGCCTGGAAACTCAAGCTTACCTAA